AACTTTGTGCCCACCCCATCGGTGGCAGAAACCAGCACGGGGTGATGCCAACCTCCCGCACCCAGATCAAATAATCCCCCAAATCCACCGAGCAAACCCATTACTTCAGTCCGTCTAGTCCGTTGAACATGAGCTTGAATCCGCTGTACTGTCTCATTACCGGCTTCAATATCTACCCCTGCTTCTTTGTAGGCTTTGCTCATCGTTTCCCCTCCAGCGCATAAACCGATTCGATCTGAGTCGGGTACTTACCATTAAAACATGCTAAGCAGTGACCACAGTGAGGCTCCTCACTTTGTCGTCCAATAGCAGAAATCATACTCTCTTCACTTAAGAATTGGAGAGAATCTGCTCCAATCAGCTCACGAATCTCTTCCACCGAGTGGCTAGCGGCAATAAGTTGCTCGCGGTCAGCAGTGTCAATCCCATAAAAACAAGAATAGCGAACAGGAGGAGAACTAATCCGTACATGCACTTCACGAGCTCCAGCATCTTTTAACATTTTTACGATTCGACGACTAGTCGTTCCCCGTACCAAGGAGTCATCTACCATGACCACCCTTTTTCCCTCCACTACTTTACGCACAGCACTTAGCTTCATCTTTACTCCCTGTTCTCGCAGTTCCTGACTTGGTTGTATGAATGTGCGACCAACATATCGATTTTTGATAAGGCCCATTTCATACGGAATCCCCGTCGCTTCCGCATAGCCAATAGCTGCCGAAGTGCTAGAATCAGGCACCCCCGTCACCACATCTGCTTCTACTGTTGCTTCCAAAGCTAGTTGACGACCTAAACGCTTGCGAGCCAGATGGACATTAATCCCTTCTATATCGCTATCTGGACGCGCAAAGTAGATATACTCAAAAGAACAGACAGCCCGCCGAGCCGCTGGCGCAAACCGTTCATTGCGAATTCCTGTGCTATCCACAATGAGCATCTCGCCTGGACCTACCTCTCGAACATACGTTGCTCCAACAGTATCAAACGCACATGTTTCAGAGGCAAAAACATAGGCATCTCCCAGTAATCCAAGTGATAACGGGCGCAATCCATGCGGGTCTTGAGCCACTATTAATTTCTCGCCTGCCATAATGATGATAGCGTAAGCACCCGTCAGACGATTAAGTGTATCTTTTACCCGCCCTTCCAAAGTCGTCTCGCGCGAACGGGCAATCAGGTGAGCAATCACTTCCGTATCTGTTGTCGTTTGAAAGATAGAGCCTGACCCTTCCAACTCACGCCGCAAACGATCCGCGTTAACCAAATTGCCGTTCGTCGCCAAGGCAATCGGTCCATCTTCACGTCGAAAGACAAGCGGTTGTACATTGGCAAGCGAACTTTCTCCTGTCGTTGAATAACGAACATGACCAATCGCGACCGAACCGATCAATCCCTCCATGGCCGTATCATCAAATACTTCCGTTACCAAACCCATACCGCGATGGACGCGAAACTGACCATGGTCACTTGTAACGATACCTGCGCTTTCTTGCCCCCGGTGTTGCAACGCATGCAAACCATAATAACTGAGGTGAGCAGCATCTATATGTCCCCATACTCCAAATATGCCGCACTCCTCATTTAACTCGTCGAAGATGAATTCATCGCGCATGGAATCGCCCCCTCCCAGATGTGGGTCAACTCAGACACTTTCACATGAATGACTTCCTGTTCATTTACTTCAATCTGAAGATTATCCTGTGTAACTTCTCCGAGACAGGCGAGCGGCACCCCTTGTGTAAGTGCCAATTGCTCCAGCTTCTCTTTGTACTCCTGCGGGATGCTCACCAACACTCTCGATTGACTTTCACTAAATAATAAGCTATTGGGGCGCAAGGGAGATTTTATCTTCACATGTACCCCATATCCTCCTGCCATGCAGCATTCCGCCAAGGCGACGGCCAAGCCCCCTTCCGCTAGATCATGAGCCGCCGTTATCCAACCTGCTGTAATAGCAGTGTACACCGTCTCTTGCAAGCGTCTCTCGTTATCTAAATCAATGTGGGGAGGACGGCCACTCACTTCTCCCTGTACCAACTGTTGCCACTCACTTCCACCCAGCTCATCCAACGTTTCGCCCAGTAGAAACACGAGCTCTCCCTCTTCTTTAAACGCAAGTGTCGTTACATGTTGCACATTCTCTATAAGCCCCACCATTCCCACAATGGGTGTAGGGTAAATCGCATGCCCCTTACTTTCATTGTATAAGCTTACATTACCACCGATAACAGGTGTTTGCAGAACACGACAAGCATCACTCATCCCTGTGATCGCCAGAGATAATTGTTGGTAGATCATATCCTTTTCCGGATTTCCAAAATTGAGGCAATCAGTTACTCCCAGTGGACGTGCACCGGCGCATACCACATTGCGTGCCGCTTCCGCTACAGCAATCGCCCCTCCCTGCACAGGATCCAGGTAAACATAACGTCCATTTCCATCTGTACTCATCGCTAATGCTTTATTGCTACCGCGCAGATGAATGACAGCCGCATCCGAACCAGGCTTCACTGCTGTACTAGCACGCACTGTATGATCGTACTGACGATAAACCCAACCCTTGCTCGCTATATTGGGAGAAGAGAGTAAATTTTTAAGTGCAACTTCAGGAGGGGTGAGAAAAAGTTCCGATGCCCAAGTATTTTCTTTTTGTACCGGATATGGAGCTAGTTTCGTTTCATCGCGCTCATATACGGGAGCATCGTCAACCAGTGTCGTAACAGGAATATCCGCAACCACTTCGCCCTGATGAAAAATGCGATAGCGACCATCACCACTTACCCGTCCAATTACTGCTGAAGATAATCCCCACTTAGAAAAAACTTGTTCTACTTGTTCCTCTTGTCCCTTTTCAACCACCAACAACATCCGTTCTTGTGACTCTGACAGCAAAATCTCGTAAGGCAACATACCTGTCTCTCGTTGTGGAACAGCATCCAGGTTCAACTCTAGTCCCGTTCCGCCCTTCGCCGCCATTTCCGCACTAGAGCAGGTTAAGCCCGCGGCACCCATATCCTGAATACCTAATAAGACTCCTGCTTCTACCAATTCTAAACACGCTTCCAGTAGTAATTTTTCCATAAAGGGATCACCCACTTGAACAGCGGGACGTTTTTCTTGAGAAGCATCACTTAATTCTTCTGATGCAAAAGTTGCTCCATGAATCCCATCTCGACCTGTACTCGCTCCCACATAGATGACTGGATTACCTTCTCCCACCGCTATCCCCTTTTGCAAATCACCATGCTGTAACACACCTACGCACATTGCGTTTACCAATGGATTCTCCTCATAGCGACCATCAAAAACCGTTTCGCCACCCACCGTCGGAATCCCCATCACATTGCCATAATGAGCAATCCCTGCAACTACATTTTCAAAAAGATAGCGTACTCGCGACTGATCGATCGTTCCAAAACGTAACGCATTTAGTAGAGCCACGGGACGCGCGCCCATCGAAAACACATCACGAATAATTCCACCTACACCAGTTGCCGCTCCCTGAAAAGGTTCAATTGCGGAAGGATGGTTATGGCTTTCGATTTTAAACACCACCGCCTCACCATCACCGATGTCGATCACACCTGCACCCTCACCTGGGCCTTGCAGAATATGTGGACCTGTAGTGGGAAAGCGTCGCAAAAGGGGCTTCGAGTTTTTATAACTACAATGCTCTGACCACATAACACTATACACGCTTATTTCCGTCCAATTAGGAAGTCTGTCCATATGTCCAATCACCAGCTGATATTCGTCATCGGTCAATCCCAATTCCCGATACAACCGATGGATACGGATCTCTTCTGCGCTCGGTATCTGATTCATCGTGTCTACTGTATTAGGCAACCCCGTCACGCTCCTTCCATTCCTGGATAATAGATTGAAAGAGTTTCCTACCTGCAATAGAGCCCATCCACTCATGCATCGCGCGCTCTGGATGAGGCATCATACCTAATACATTCCCACGTTCATTCACAATCCCCGCAATATCAGCGACTGATCCATTAGGATTTTCTTCATCATAGCGGAAAACAATCTGATCATGTTTGAGTAAAGAGGCTAAAACTTTATCATCACAGTAGTAATTACCTTCCCGGTGTGCGATGGGGAGATGAATACGTTCATATGGAGCATACAGTCGCGTGAACGGGGTCGAGTTATTTTCTACCCGCACCACAACTTCATCACAGCGAAACTGCAAATGATCATTAAGTCGCATCGCCCCTGGTAGCAGACCCGCCTCCAATAATATTTGAAAACCATTACAGATTCCTAAAACCCATTTCCCTGCTTCTGCCGCTTCACTTACCGCTTTCATCACAGGAGAAAAGCGTGCGAGCGCACCTGTACGAAGATAATCTCCATATGAGAAGCCGCCAGGAAGGATGATTGCATCATAAGACGACAGATCCGATTCTTGATGCCAAACCAACTCTACTAAATCCCCTGTCACATCTTTTACCGCATGCACACAATCCATATCACAATTAGAACCTGGGAAGACGATTACGGCAAAACGCATGTAGCTTCCTCCTCAATATGGAATGAATACTCCTCAATCACTGGATTGGCAAGCAATTTCTCACACATCGATTGTGCTTGCGCTTCAGCTTCAGTACGATGGGAGGTATCAAGCCACACTTCAATCGTTTTTCCCATGCGCACCCCTTGTACTTCGGTAAATCCAAGCGAATGCAGCGCTCCTTTGGTCGCATTCCCTTGTGGGTCTAGTACACTTTCTTTTAGGCGAATATGAATCGTTACTTTCATCATCAGCTCTCTCCCCCTACACGCTTAAATACCTCACGATACGCTTCCAGAACATCTCCTAAATCTTGACGAAAACGATCCTTATCTAACTTCTTGCCTGTGTTCATATCCCATAATCGACAAGTATCCGGTGAGATCTCATCGGCGAGCAACAATCGACCCTCTTTTACTCCAAATTCTAATTTCATATCTACTAACTGTAACTGATTAGCCTGGAATAAACGCCTCAATGCTCGGTTCACTTCCAAAGCCATCTCTCTCATCTCTACCACCTGCTGTGGGGTTGCTAAGCTCATAACCGCAATATGATCTTCCGTTAACAGGGGATCGCCCAGCTCATCGCTCTTATAATAAAATTCTACCACCGGATGCGGAAGTTCCGTCCCTTCCGAAATTCCCAATCGCCTTGCTAGTGAACCGGCAACGCGATTGCGCACCACCACTTCAAGCGGGATAATCGTTACACGACGCACCAACTGTTCTGTAGGTGATAACATCTCTACCCAGTGGTTCGGAATTCCATGTTCAGCGAGATGATGAAAGAAAAAACTGCTAAGCTGATTGGTCAACTCACCTTTTCCTTGGAGCTGAGCATATTTCTCTCCGTTAAAAGCTGTGGCCTCATCTTTATAGGTAATCCACACCAAGTCAGTCTGGTCAGTTTCATATACTTTTTTCGCTTTTCCTTCATATAAG
This sequence is a window from Mechercharimyces sp. CAU 1602. Protein-coding genes within it:
- the purQ gene encoding phosphoribosylformylglycinamidine synthase subunit PurQ, whose protein sequence is MRFAVIVFPGSNCDMDCVHAVKDVTGDLVELVWHQESDLSSYDAIILPGGFSYGDYLRTGALARFSPVMKAVSEAAEAGKWVLGICNGFQILLEAGLLPGAMRLNDHLQFRCDEVVVRVENNSTPFTRLYAPYERIHLPIAHREGNYYCDDKVLASLLKHDQIVFRYDEENPNGSVADIAGIVNERGNVLGMMPHPERAMHEWMGSIAGRKLFQSIIQEWKERDGVA
- the purF gene encoding amidophosphoribosyltransferase encodes the protein MRDEFIFDELNEECGIFGVWGHIDAAHLSYYGLHALQHRGQESAGIVTSDHGQFRVHRGMGLVTEVFDDTAMEGLIGSVAIGHVRYSTTGESSLANVQPLVFRREDGPIALATNGNLVNADRLRRELEGSGSIFQTTTDTEVIAHLIARSRETTLEGRVKDTLNRLTGAYAIIIMAGEKLIVAQDPHGLRPLSLGLLGDAYVFASETCAFDTVGATYVREVGPGEMLIVDSTGIRNERFAPAARRAVCSFEYIYFARPDSDIEGINVHLARKRLGRQLALEATVEADVVTGVPDSSTSAAIGYAEATGIPYEMGLIKNRYVGRTFIQPSQELREQGVKMKLSAVRKVVEGKRVVMVDDSLVRGTTSRRIVKMLKDAGAREVHVRISSPPVRYSCFYGIDTADREQLIAASHSVEEIRELIGADSLQFLSEESMISAIGRQSEEPHCGHCLACFNGKYPTQIESVYALEGKR
- the purC gene encoding phosphoribosylaminoimidazolesuccinocarboxamide synthase; translated protein: MKRQALLYEGKAKKVYETDQTDLVWITYKDEATAFNGEKYAQLQGKGELTNQLSSFFFHHLAEHGIPNHWVEMLSPTEQLVRRVTIIPLEVVVRNRVAGSLARRLGISEGTELPHPVVEFYYKSDELGDPLLTEDHIAVMSLATPQQVVEMREMALEVNRALRRLFQANQLQLVDMKLEFGVKEGRLLLADEISPDTCRLWDMNTGKKLDKDRFRQDLGDVLEAYREVFKRVGGES
- the purL gene encoding phosphoribosylformylglycinamidine synthase subunit PurL, whose translation is MNQIPSAEEIRIHRLYRELGLTDDEYQLVIGHMDRLPNWTEISVYSVMWSEHCSYKNSKPLLRRFPTTGPHILQGPGEGAGVIDIGDGEAVVFKIESHNHPSAIEPFQGAATGVGGIIRDVFSMGARPVALLNALRFGTIDQSRVRYLFENVVAGIAHYGNVMGIPTVGGETVFDGRYEENPLVNAMCVGVLQHGDLQKGIAVGEGNPVIYVGASTGRDGIHGATFASEELSDASQEKRPAVQVGDPFMEKLLLEACLELVEAGVLLGIQDMGAAGLTCSSAEMAAKGGTGLELNLDAVPQRETGMLPYEILLSESQERMLLVVEKGQEEQVEQVFSKWGLSSAVIGRVSGDGRYRIFHQGEVVADIPVTTLVDDAPVYERDETKLAPYPVQKENTWASELFLTPPEVALKNLLSSPNIASKGWVYRQYDHTVRASTAVKPGSDAAVIHLRGSNKALAMSTDGNGRYVYLDPVQGGAIAVAEAARNVVCAGARPLGVTDCLNFGNPEKDMIYQQLSLAITGMSDACRVLQTPVIGGNVSLYNESKGHAIYPTPIVGMVGLIENVQHVTTLAFKEEGELVFLLGETLDELGGSEWQQLVQGEVSGRPPHIDLDNERRLQETVYTAITAGWITAAHDLAEGGLAVALAECCMAGGYGVHVKIKSPLRPNSLLFSESQSRVLVSIPQEYKEKLEQLALTQGVPLACLGEVTQDNLQIEVNEQEVIHVKVSELTHIWEGAIPCAMNSSSTS
- the purS gene encoding phosphoribosylformylglycinamidine synthase subunit PurS, translated to MMKVTIHIRLKESVLDPQGNATKGALHSLGFTEVQGVRMGKTIEVWLDTSHRTEAEAQAQSMCEKLLANPVIEEYSFHIEEEATCVLP